One window of the Planktothrix sp. FACHB-1365 genome contains the following:
- a CDS encoding ABC transporter substrate-binding protein, which translates to MTNSPDPNGPWKCTGIPPGSHLEMDNEGDECDHPKCKNTRSGIIQPKPQPNGNKSKKFAPIVSVLVVAALLGAGWWWLKPGQTPEVPPETPPTTNPPFPPPPPCCSSGEKVMFIGKTNPDRENGIKEFKAGNYRQAIKDFEKAVDGDPTSPELQIYFNNAKARHTGNPFVLAVVVPIDSNETSAEEILRGVADAQTQFNDSKGLNNQLLEIMIGNDSNTPAIATTVAQQLANHPNILAVIGHNSSDASKAALVEYEKAGIAMVSPTSTSTELSGNSFFRTLPSDVVSGAKLANYVWKTLILDRVAIFYNPKSSYSNSLYQVFAQKFQQLGGQVVKTIDINDSEFNAEQEIKAIQNQAQAQAIVLFPNTDTTSRAINVARAVGNEPASQRLTLLGGDALYSPETLTSGSNAVEGLILAVPWVAETDYAKRAERRWQGDVSWRTAMSFDATQALIKTLSSGASRTTVLQNLKNTNLSSSETAGEALVFEPTGDRQAYPILVEVVRSPGGPKGSSFAFKPIR; encoded by the coding sequence ATGACTAACAGCCCAGATCCCAATGGCCCTTGGAAATGCACTGGAATTCCCCCTGGGTCGCACTTAGAAATGGACAATGAGGGAGATGAATGCGACCACCCTAAATGTAAGAACACCCGTTCGGGGATTATACAACCTAAACCTCAGCCTAATGGTAATAAAAGTAAAAAATTTGCTCCTATTGTTTCTGTTTTAGTTGTAGCTGCCCTTTTAGGTGCTGGGTGGTGGTGGCTTAAACCGGGTCAAACCCCAGAAGTTCCTCCAGAGACTCCACCAACTACCAATCCTCCATTTCCACCGCCTCCCCCCTGTTGTAGCAGTGGTGAAAAGGTTATGTTTATTGGAAAAACTAACCCTGATCGAGAGAATGGGATAAAGGAATTTAAGGCTGGGAATTATCGACAAGCCATTAAAGACTTTGAAAAAGCTGTAGACGGTGATCCCACCAGTCCCGAACTGCAAATTTACTTTAACAATGCTAAAGCCCGTCACACCGGAAATCCTTTTGTTTTAGCTGTTGTGGTTCCTATTGATTCCAATGAGACCTCCGCCGAAGAAATCTTGCGGGGGGTAGCCGATGCTCAAACTCAGTTTAATGATTCTAAAGGCTTAAACAACCAATTATTAGAAATCATGATTGGTAACGATAGTAATACTCCCGCTATTGCCACAACAGTTGCCCAACAACTTGCCAATCATCCCAATATTTTAGCGGTGATAGGACATAACAGTAGTGATGCCAGTAAAGCCGCCTTAGTGGAATACGAGAAGGCGGGAATAGCAATGGTATCCCCCACCAGTACCAGCACGGAATTATCAGGAAATAGCTTTTTTAGAACCCTGCCTTCCGATGTGGTTTCTGGGGCTAAGTTAGCCAACTATGTTTGGAAGACTTTAATTTTGGATAGAGTCGCAATTTTTTATAACCCTAAGAGTAGTTATAGCAATAGTTTATACCAAGTCTTTGCTCAAAAGTTCCAACAGTTGGGTGGGCAAGTTGTTAAAACTATTGATATCAATGATTCAGAATTTAATGCTGAACAAGAGATTAAAGCGATTCAAAATCAGGCTCAAGCTCAAGCTATTGTTTTATTTCCTAATACAGATACAACCTCAAGGGCTATCAATGTTGCACGCGCGGTGGGCAACGAACCTGCCTCACAACGCCTCACACTCTTAGGGGGAGATGCTCTCTATAGTCCAGAGACGCTAACGTCCGGTAGCAATGCTGTTGAGGGGTTAATTTTAGCAGTTCCTTGGGTTGCTGAAACCGACTACGCCAAAAGAGCCGAACGGCGATGGCAAGGAGACGTCAGTTGGCGAACAGCGATGAGTTTTGATGCCACACAAGCCTTAATTAAAACTTTATCGAGTGGTGCTTCTCGAACAACAGTATTGCAAAACTTGAAAAATACAAATTTATCTTCTTCAGAAACCGCAGGAGAAGCATTGGTTTTTGAACCAACAGGCGATCGCCAAGCTTACCCGATTTTAGTTGAAGTGGTACGCAGCCCAGGGGGGCCAAAGGGTTCATCTTTTGCCTTTAAACCCATTAGATAA
- the grrA gene encoding GrrA/OscA1 family cyclophane-containing rSAM-modified RiPP translates to MKIQTPTGFVGFILSLSALNVAVAEAKTAPTSSSSEQSVTTLEQRLSRLSATVKAQQEQLSELAQLPPNIGIGLGWANGNGRGWVNGRGGGGWVNGRGGGGWADGGGGFFNRR, encoded by the coding sequence ATGAAAATTCAAACACCCACCGGATTTGTCGGTTTTATTTTATCTCTTTCAGCTTTAAATGTTGCTGTCGCAGAAGCTAAAACTGCACCTACATCTTCATCTTCTGAACAATCTGTTACCACCCTTGAACAACGGTTGTCTCGGTTATCGGCTACAGTGAAAGCTCAACAAGAACAACTCTCTGAATTGGCACAATTACCCCCAAATATCGGCATTGGCCTGGGTTGGGCTAATGGTAACGGTCGAGGCTGGGTAAATGGTCGTGGTGGTGGAGGTTGGGTAAATGGTCGCGGTGGTGGAGGTTGGGCTGATGGGGGGGGCGGTTTCTTTAATCGTCGTTAG
- a CDS encoding tubulin-like doman-containing protein, translating to MVDDIKNFVPTLVIGVGGTGLEVITRIRRLIVESYGSLANFPLISFLHIDTEQNYKIKDPNMAGPALEAMEKFWSEVKLQDAQAIVQQKNNYSWYHEWLPPELQPQQLVSQQGAGQIRACGRFSFFYNRNNIQQKCQDARNRINIGHDVTIEGQTFPVKPKLNIFVVASISGGTGSGMLIDLGYSLKEWFQGENGLEITAIVPSPDAFQGVGAGLRLKENGYAALMELNYFYDVNTEYRVKYGPFATDQITNKLPPYDFMYIVETKNQLITVDIDEIREMMAQNIFLDLVSDYSSYKRTVRDNIRAQIAAVNDQPLINKNNQNQPIGRNYPRNFYSFGISTLEIPIYPIRKYLSSRLTSELYQWWLKEEVRLPSNMAVEVDKELKQLELLQGEIIKKIVMSVDGLGLLKKVEEFIVSLEDEIRRDHLLECTAQLPNIPPFAKEEGTILRFNRYLENKVNQFKRDNLRDDQINQGEYIKRMYINQETLFSEAKKKLQNKVCDYLLNNHYGSQYLIKFLEGVKKKFNSELASLETEASDKTWETEEDDKLAEYNKRCSIIQELSKRWSATKESDMKGHCDEALKALKDSLKAGIQRKSRQITAETLRDLVKSVEDLESRLNRWIQKVKASSTKYQKLAKQQENKVDSLEFLGLKLFKGADLQGKLSKLQELYSDFCMVWNGKDVLFKQLTDDIIKDINKAKFWTQSRYQNQKFQLFDIEKLDQSQYPQFEQQVAKITQKAIKDAPAHSGLDQYLDACKLFMILYPDPGVQQQQIESLFNKSKPLVRLDTSIYQGRFDPIEVHQAGIVGGEKTTEPDAQKLVELLKKFFTKTDAIAPLSNRERHKILAVHEVGGFSLRCLAGTKILRQEYQKWRGERIRAERAILQGQTQQNLPIPVHLQKDIVFWDLVPPDPTLEELVLVSRAFGLLQEEINQNTQKSVIRYRKKTALGEDVITLSSSWEDAIQVLELPDCQDDKTEIKHQLEELLDNAVTEPQKQQLKKQLEDFLKERLQTVYRKIGANDPLYLRERTIIQEFITEHKLGTNSNPTPPKPTATTDHKLGFSVTDQPEPPSNRAAEVEYEQYLTQLSGIGMPEEALQISAKNKANQLNLSQEVSDRILNRFLNS from the coding sequence ATGGTTGACGATATCAAAAACTTTGTTCCTACTTTAGTGATTGGGGTTGGAGGTACAGGCTTAGAAGTGATCACTCGAATTCGGCGATTAATTGTTGAATCCTACGGAAGTTTAGCTAACTTTCCACTGATATCGTTTCTGCATATTGATACTGAACAAAACTATAAAATTAAAGACCCGAATATGGCAGGGCCAGCGTTAGAAGCGATGGAGAAATTTTGGTCGGAAGTTAAGTTGCAAGATGCTCAAGCAATTGTTCAACAGAAAAATAACTATTCTTGGTATCATGAATGGCTACCCCCAGAGTTACAACCTCAACAATTAGTTTCTCAACAAGGTGCAGGTCAAATTCGGGCTTGTGGTCGTTTTTCCTTTTTTTATAACCGGAATAATATTCAACAAAAATGTCAAGATGCCAGAAACAGAATTAATATAGGTCATGATGTCACAATTGAGGGTCAAACTTTTCCTGTAAAACCGAAACTGAATATTTTTGTGGTGGCTTCCATTTCAGGGGGAACTGGAAGTGGAATGCTAATTGATTTAGGTTATTCCTTAAAGGAATGGTTTCAAGGAGAAAATGGTTTAGAAATCACCGCAATTGTTCCTTCGCCTGATGCTTTTCAAGGGGTTGGTGCAGGACTGAGACTCAAAGAAAATGGTTATGCAGCATTAATGGAATTAAATTATTTTTATGATGTCAATACAGAGTATCGAGTTAAATATGGGCCGTTTGCAACTGATCAAATCACTAACAAGCTTCCCCCTTATGATTTTATGTACATTGTGGAGACAAAAAATCAATTAATTACTGTAGACATTGATGAAATTCGGGAAATGATGGCTCAAAATATTTTCCTCGATTTAGTTTCTGACTATTCTTCCTATAAGCGCACGGTTCGAGATAATATTAGAGCTCAAATTGCAGCCGTTAATGATCAACCACTGATTAATAAAAATAACCAAAATCAACCCATAGGACGGAATTACCCGCGTAATTTTTATAGTTTTGGTATCTCTACTCTTGAAATTCCAATTTATCCAATTCGCAAGTATTTATCTTCCCGTTTAACTTCTGAACTGTATCAGTGGTGGTTAAAAGAAGAAGTTAGACTTCCGAGTAATATGGCTGTCGAAGTTGACAAAGAGCTTAAACAGTTAGAACTCCTTCAAGGAGAAATTATCAAGAAAATTGTCATGAGTGTTGATGGTTTAGGATTGCTAAAAAAAGTTGAAGAATTTATCGTTTCTTTAGAAGATGAAATTCGTCGAGATCATCTTCTTGAGTGTACGGCACAACTCCCGAACATTCCCCCCTTTGCTAAGGAGGAAGGGACAATTTTACGATTTAACAGGTATCTGGAAAACAAAGTTAATCAATTTAAGCGGGACAATTTACGAGATGATCAAATTAATCAAGGAGAGTATATTAAACGGATGTATATTAATCAAGAAACGTTGTTCTCAGAGGCTAAGAAAAAATTACAAAACAAAGTGTGTGATTATCTTTTAAACAACCATTATGGCTCTCAATATTTAATAAAATTTTTGGAAGGAGTTAAGAAGAAGTTTAATAGCGAGCTTGCTTCCTTAGAAACGGAAGCTAGTGACAAAACTTGGGAAACTGAAGAAGACGATAAATTAGCAGAATACAATAAAAGGTGTTCAATTATTCAGGAACTTAGCAAGCGTTGGTCAGCAACAAAAGAAAGCGATATGAAAGGACATTGTGATGAAGCTTTAAAAGCATTAAAGGATTCTTTGAAAGCTGGAATACAACGTAAATCTCGGCAGATTACGGCTGAAACTTTGCGCGATTTAGTGAAAAGTGTTGAAGATTTAGAAAGTCGATTAAATCGTTGGATTCAAAAAGTTAAAGCCTCATCAACTAAATATCAAAAATTAGCCAAACAACAAGAAAACAAAGTTGATAGTCTTGAATTTTTAGGATTGAAGTTATTTAAGGGAGCAGATCTTCAGGGTAAACTATCAAAACTTCAGGAACTGTATAGTGATTTTTGTATGGTTTGGAATGGAAAAGATGTTTTATTTAAACAACTCACTGATGATATTATAAAAGACATAAATAAAGCCAAGTTTTGGACACAATCTCGATATCAAAACCAAAAATTTCAATTGTTTGATATCGAAAAACTTGATCAGAGTCAGTATCCTCAATTTGAGCAACAAGTTGCTAAAATTACCCAGAAAGCAATTAAAGATGCTCCTGCTCATAGTGGGTTAGATCAATATTTAGATGCTTGTAAGCTGTTTATGATATTGTATCCAGATCCTGGTGTTCAACAGCAGCAAATTGAGTCATTATTCAACAAATCTAAACCTTTAGTTCGTTTGGATACAAGTATTTATCAAGGCAGATTTGACCCTATCGAAGTTCATCAAGCTGGAATTGTTGGTGGTGAGAAAACGACTGAACCTGATGCTCAAAAACTGGTAGAATTACTGAAAAAATTCTTTACTAAAACAGATGCGATCGCGCCTTTATCTAACCGTGAACGTCATAAAATTTTAGCAGTTCATGAAGTCGGTGGATTTTCCCTACGTTGTTTAGCGGGAACAAAAATTCTGCGTCAAGAATATCAAAAATGGCGAGGGGAACGAATTCGGGCAGAGCGAGCTATTCTGCAAGGACAAACACAACAAAATTTACCCATCCCAGTTCATTTGCAAAAAGATATTGTTTTTTGGGATCTTGTTCCACCTGATCCTACCCTAGAAGAGTTAGTTTTAGTTAGTCGAGCTTTTGGGTTACTCCAAGAAGAAATTAACCAAAACACTCAAAAATCTGTAATTCGTTATCGTAAAAAAACTGCACTTGGAGAGGATGTGATTACTTTATCTTCGAGTTGGGAAGATGCTATTCAAGTCTTGGAATTACCAGATTGTCAGGATGATAAAACTGAGATTAAACATCAGTTAGAGGAATTATTAGACAATGCTGTAACCGAACCTCAAAAACAGCAGTTGAAAAAACAGTTAGAGGATTTCTTAAAAGAACGTCTGCAAACGGTTTATCGCAAAATTGGTGCAAACGATCCGCTATATTTACGGGAACGAACTATTATTCAAGAATTCATCACTGAACATAAATTAGGAACGAATAGTAACCCAACTCCTCCTAAACCAACTGCGACAACAGATCATAAATTGGGGTTTAGTGTAACTGATCAGCCTGAACCTCCTTCTAACCGTGCAGCAGAAGTTGAATATGAGCAATATTTAACTCAATTATCCGGTATTGGAATGCCAGAAGAAGCTTTGCAAATTTCAGCTAAAAATAAAGCCAATCAGCTTAATTTGAGTCAGGAAGTGAGCGATCGCATTTTAAATCGATTTCTCAATTCTTAA
- the yidD gene encoding membrane protein insertion efficiency factor YidD, producing the protein MKSSVTDLLGNTLTIAVNQTAIAAITGYQKYLSPRKGFSCAYRVLHDSDSCSQHIKRLIAKYGIIDAIPLARKRLKACKNAYIILKSETEEERQRRQNRTSCQPGCDCKPNLEDCCTGCDGPDCDVGDCG; encoded by the coding sequence ATGAAAAGCTCAGTTACAGATTTATTAGGAAATACTTTAACAATTGCCGTCAATCAAACTGCGATCGCAGCTATTACAGGATATCAAAAATATCTCTCCCCCCGTAAAGGTTTTTCTTGTGCTTATCGAGTCTTACATGATAGCGATTCTTGTTCGCAACATATCAAAAGATTGATTGCAAAATATGGTATAATTGATGCAATTCCTTTAGCTCGTAAACGATTAAAAGCTTGTAAAAACGCTTATATAATTCTCAAAAGTGAAACAGAAGAAGAACGACAGCGACGTCAAAATCGAACCAGTTGTCAGCCCGGTTGTGATTGCAAACCTAATCTAGAAGATTGCTGTACAGGGTGTGATGGGCCTGATTGTGATGTAGGTGATTGTGGTTAA
- the grrM gene encoding cyclophane-forming radical SAM/SPASM peptide maturase GrrM/OscB, protein MIPDFNITDFGPINLVVLQTTSFCNLDCDYCYLPNREQKNQLSLDLIHPIFKTILTSPFVQHDFSVCWHAGEPLAVPISFYESAFELIEEASQNYNSKSYKIWQSIQTNATLINQKWCDLFKKHDVLVGVSLDGPDFIHDAHRKTRKGTGSHESAMRGISLLQKNDIPVYIIAVLTEQSLDYPDEIFNFFIENNLTDVGFNLEETEGIHQSSSLASRELEDRYKAFIQRIWDLTAANQGQFKIREFENLCNLIYKDCRLDKTDMNSPFVIVSVDYQGNFSTFDPELLSVKTKDYGDFILGHVLTDSLESVCHTEKFHKIYHDMKAGVEKCQQTCQYFGVCGGGAGSNKYWENGTFISTETHACRYRTQIITDVILEELEKIYHIEQA, encoded by the coding sequence ATGATTCCCGATTTTAATATTACTGATTTTGGGCCGATTAATTTAGTTGTTCTGCAAACAACATCCTTTTGTAATTTAGATTGTGATTATTGTTATTTACCTAATCGAGAACAAAAAAATCAATTATCTTTAGATTTAATTCATCCAATTTTTAAAACCATTCTAACGAGTCCATTTGTACAGCATGATTTTAGCGTCTGTTGGCACGCGGGAGAACCTCTCGCTGTTCCGATTTCTTTTTATGAATCAGCTTTTGAATTAATAGAAGAAGCGAGTCAAAACTATAATTCTAAATCTTATAAAATCTGGCAATCTATTCAAACTAATGCCACCTTAATTAATCAAAAATGGTGTGATTTATTTAAAAAACATGATGTATTAGTTGGCGTGAGTCTTGATGGCCCTGATTTTATCCATGATGCTCATCGTAAAACCCGTAAAGGCACAGGAAGTCATGAAAGTGCGATGCGGGGAATTTCTCTATTACAAAAAAATGATATTCCGGTTTATATTATTGCTGTCCTCACCGAACAATCCTTAGATTATCCCGATGAAATCTTTAACTTTTTTATCGAAAATAACCTGACTGATGTGGGGTTTAATTTAGAAGAAACAGAAGGAATTCATCAATCTTCTTCCCTAGCCAGTCGAGAACTTGAAGACCGATATAAAGCTTTTATTCAACGAATCTGGGATTTAACCGCCGCAAATCAAGGACAATTTAAAATCCGAGAATTTGAAAACCTCTGTAACCTTATTTATAAGGATTGTCGTTTGGATAAAACCGATATGAATTCTCCCTTTGTCATTGTTAGTGTTGATTATCAAGGGAATTTTTCAACCTTTGACCCCGAATTATTATCGGTCAAAACCAAAGACTATGGAGATTTTATTTTAGGTCATGTATTAACCGATAGTTTGGAGTCGGTTTGTCATACCGAAAAATTCCATAAAATTTATCACGATATGAAAGCAGGGGTAGAAAAATGTCAGCAAACCTGTCAATATTTCGGAGTTTGTGGGGGTGGCGCAGGAAGTAACAAATATTGGGAAAATGGAACCTTTATTTCTACAGAAACCCATGCTTGTCGCTATCGGACTCAAATTATTACAGATGTTATTTTAGAGGAATTAGAAAAAATCTATCATATAGAGCAAGCCTAA
- a CDS encoding VWA domain-containing protein, translated as MPLYPNQPFWRYGIFQFSAILTAVFLVLALLTSQLILFQELVTVQIALDLSSSTYNQVFRGPGTVMQQEIDAVKAYIAKNATLAEPNLLSVSGFADQVIPITQQFTSNPQEIDQAIEQVVKPGLDSQIGGGTNIDLVVENGLSQLKNNSGRCPKLLVITDGEFDLAEPTVNQARNSGVKLNFLIVGQPVTPEISNWASQTGGIALNATPENISKLLTHQVFNQFNRSRFTPWFLGFGFISLMWMLLLPLDRLIKSMKIRADFSGIIALSHALFWTVVTPLFLLFEVGNPFARC; from the coding sequence ATGCCACTTTATCCCAATCAACCTTTTTGGCGCTATGGAATTTTTCAGTTCTCTGCAATTTTAACCGCAGTCTTCCTTGTCTTAGCATTGCTGACTTCTCAACTGATTTTATTTCAAGAATTAGTTACAGTTCAAATTGCCTTGGATCTGAGCAGCAGTACCTATAACCAAGTTTTTAGAGGCCCAGGAACAGTTATGCAGCAGGAAATTGATGCCGTTAAAGCCTATATTGCTAAGAATGCCACCTTAGCAGAACCGAACCTTTTATCGGTTTCAGGATTTGCTGATCAAGTGATTCCTATTACACAACAATTTACCAGTAATCCCCAGGAAATTGACCAAGCCATTGAGCAAGTTGTGAAACCGGGTTTAGATTCCCAAATTGGAGGCGGAACCAATATTGATTTAGTTGTCGAAAATGGATTATCTCAACTTAAAAACAACTCAGGCAGATGTCCAAAATTATTAGTTATTACTGATGGAGAATTTGATTTAGCTGAACCAACCGTTAATCAAGCTCGAAATAGTGGGGTAAAATTAAACTTTTTAATTGTGGGTCAACCCGTTACCCCTGAAATTTCAAACTGGGCAAGTCAAACCGGAGGAATTGCTTTAAATGCGACTCCAGAAAATATTTCAAAGCTCCTAACCCATCAAGTATTTAATCAATTTAATCGAAGTCGATTTACCCCTTGGTTTTTAGGATTCGGATTCATATCCTTGATGTGGATGTTATTACTTCCTTTAGATCGCTTAATTAAATCAATGAAGATTCGGGCTGATTTTTCAGGAATTATTGCACTTTCCCATGCCCTATTTTGGACAGTGGTAACGCCTCTATTTCTGCTGTTTGAAGTGGGCAATCCTTTTGCCCGGTGTTAA
- the pyrE gene encoding orotate phosphoribosyltransferase, translating into MDQQQQQVTLNESVATTDLATLRQWLLDLLCQLAYKEGDFVLSSGQQSSYYINCKQVTLHPQGAVAIGRLLLAMLPEDTQAVAGLTLGADPIVSAVSVVSAYENQPVFALIIRKEAKGHGTQAYIEGPTLPPGTPVVVLEDVVTTGQSAMKAVKRLQDAGYAVNHIIALVDRQQGGGELYAAEGLEFHRLFTIDDLKAHNAINNEAKI; encoded by the coding sequence ATGGATCAACAACAACAGCAAGTCACTTTAAACGAGTCTGTCGCCACAACAGATTTAGCCACTTTGCGACAATGGTTACTGGATTTATTGTGTCAGTTAGCCTACAAAGAAGGAGATTTTGTCCTGTCTTCGGGTCAACAGAGTTCCTATTATATTAATTGTAAACAAGTCACTCTCCACCCTCAAGGCGCTGTAGCCATTGGCCGTTTATTATTAGCAATGTTACCCGAAGATACCCAAGCCGTCGCCGGATTAACCCTCGGTGCTGACCCGATTGTTTCGGCGGTAAGTGTGGTTTCAGCCTATGAAAACCAACCCGTTTTTGCTTTAATTATTCGTAAGGAAGCCAAAGGACACGGAACCCAAGCTTATATTGAAGGGCCAACCTTACCCCCCGGAACTCCAGTGGTGGTTTTAGAAGATGTGGTGACAACGGGACAGTCGGCGATGAAAGCCGTTAAACGCCTCCAAGATGCGGGTTATGCGGTAAATCATATTATTGCCTTAGTAGACCGACAACAGGGAGGCGGGGAACTCTACGCGGCGGAAGGCTTAGAATTTCATCGCTTATTTACAATTGATGACTTAAAAGCCCATAATGCTATCAACAACGAAGCAAAAATATGA
- the grrP gene encoding extracellular substrate binding-like orphan protein GrrP, with product MIKKTVLTVLMSLGLTLGFSLTSHAETVLERAARTGTLTVGTLTEAVPLSYVNDKGQLVGYSVDLVNLIKARVEEQLGRSIQIDFVTITPENAMVKMEEREIDLACNVGFTWNRDLFVDFSVPLARSGTTLLLKAGSSLGSPESLQGKRIGVLPKTIAEQVIKLVQPNATFVPISTLKEGFEAVNSGSIDALASDMIALEGYRQTVSQPNAFMTTVNQPYNREGIACIVPENNSKFLDIVNYSIIRLMQGYLDGEASSVELVNRWFGPQGIITVDPKLIQDYFTEVVNSREQIRISR from the coding sequence ATGATTAAAAAAACAGTGTTGACGGTATTAATGAGTTTAGGATTAACTTTGGGTTTTTCCTTAACCAGCCATGCAGAAACCGTTTTAGAACGGGCAGCACGGACGGGAACATTAACCGTTGGAACTTTAACGGAAGCTGTTCCTTTATCTTATGTGAATGATAAAGGTCAATTAGTCGGTTATTCGGTAGATTTAGTGAATTTAATTAAAGCACGGGTTGAAGAACAATTGGGACGCTCAATTCAAATTGATTTTGTCACAATCACCCCTGAAAATGCAATGGTGAAGATGGAGGAGAGAGAAATTGATTTAGCTTGTAATGTCGGTTTTACTTGGAATCGGGATTTATTTGTTGATTTCTCTGTGCCTTTAGCTAGAAGTGGTACAACCCTTTTATTAAAAGCAGGAAGTAGTTTAGGTTCTCCCGAATCTTTACAGGGTAAACGCATTGGTGTGTTGCCTAAAACCATTGCAGAACAGGTGATTAAATTGGTTCAACCTAATGCAACGTTTGTTCCAATTTCTACCTTGAAAGAAGGATTTGAAGCTGTTAATTCCGGGAGTATTGATGCCTTAGCATCCGATATGATTGCTTTAGAAGGATATCGTCAAACCGTCAGTCAACCTAATGCGTTTATGACCACCGTTAATCAACCTTATAATCGAGAAGGGATTGCCTGTATCGTTCCTGAAAATAACTCTAAATTCTTGGATATTGTCAACTATTCAATTATCCGACTCATGCAAGGCTATCTTGATGGGGAAGCGAGTTCTGTTGAACTTGTTAATCGTTGGTTTGGCCCCCAGGGAATTATAACTGTTGACCCGAAGTTAATTCAAGATTATTTTACAGAGGTCGTTAACTCCAGAGAACAAATTCGGATTAGTAGATAA